DNA sequence from the Streptomyces sp. HUAS 15-9 genome:
GGTCTCCGACCAGCTGCACTCGATGAACCGGCTGAACGATCTGAACCAGCTGCACCAGGTCACCGACCTGGTCGCCCCGGTGACCGGGCTGCTGCCCGCCGTCCAGTAGCCGGCGCCGCGCCACCCCCCCCGCATCGTGGGCCGTCCGGAATCGGGCGGCCCACAAGCCGTGTACGGGACCGAGTGGCTCACGCGCCCTGTCCGGGACCGAGGCGCCCACGACCGTGTCCTCGACCGACGGGCGCGCGTCAGCCCGCCGTCGCGAGGAACTGCGTCGCCGCCAGTTCCGCGTAGAGCGGATCGGCGGCCACCAGCTCCCGGTGCGTGCCCACCGCGCGCACCCGGCCCGCGTCCATCACGACGATCCGGTCGGCCATCGTCACCGTGGACAGCCGGTGCGCGACCACCAGGACGGTGGTCGACCGCGCCACGTCCGCGACCGTGTCGCGCAGCGCCGCCTCGTTCACCGCGTCCAGCTGCGAGGTCGCCTCGTCCAGGAGCAGCAGCCGGGGGCGGCGCAGCAGGGCGCGGGCGATGGCGACGCGCTGGCGCTCACCGCCCGACAGCTTGGTCCCACGGTGCCCGACCAGCGTGTCCAGTCCCAGCGGCAGTCTGGCGACCAGGTCGTCCAGCCGCGTCGTCTTCACCACCCGTGCCACGCTGTCCTCGTCCGCCTCCGGATTGCCGAGCAGAAGGTTGTCCCTGAGCGATCCGGACAGCACCGGCGCGTCCTGCTCCACATACCCGATGGCCGAGCGCAGCCGGGGCAGCTCCCAGTCCGCCAGGCTCCGGCCGTCCAGCGTGATGTCCCCGGACTCGGGGTCGTAGAACCTCTCGATGAGGGAGAACACCGTCGTCTTGCCCGCGCCGGACGGTCCGACGAACGCCGTCATCCCGCGCGCCGGTATCGCGAAGCTGACCCCGTGGTGCACATGGGGCAGGTCGTCGGCGTACCGGAAGCGGACGCCCGTGAAGGCGAGGGAGGCGGGTTCGGCCCCCGCGGACGGCAACGGGGCCGGGTCGGCGGCCGGTTCGGCGGGCAGCCGCAGCGCCTCCTGGATACGGGCGAGTGCCCCGGCGCCGGTCTGGTACTGCGTGATCGCGCCGACGACATCCTGGATCGGCGACATCAGATAGAAGACGTAGAGCAGGAACGCCACCAGGGTGCCGATGCCGACCGCCCCGGTCGCCACCCGTGCCCCGCCCACGGCGAGGACGGTGATGAAGGCGATCTGCATCGCCAGCCCGGCCGTGTTGCCCGCCGCGGCCGACCACTTGGCGGCGCGCACACTCTGCCGCCACGACTCCTCGGCGGCCGCGTGCAGGGTCCGTTCCTCGCGGTGCTCGGCGCCCGACGCCTTCACCGTGCGCAGCGCGCCGAGGGTCCTCTCCAGTGCGGCGCCCATCACACCGACCGCGTCCTGCGCCTGCCGGCTCGCCCGGTTGATGCGCGGCACGATCGCGCCGAGCACCGTGCCCGCGCCCGCGATCACCGCCATCGTGACCGCGAGCAGCACGGGATCGACGACG
Encoded proteins:
- a CDS encoding ABC transporter ATP-binding protein, encoding MSDAATDRESEPPAWRLLLGYVRPHRWALLTGALLALVTGATGLLLPLVARGLIDDLAHDRSITGPLLAMACLVVANAALGALGSYVLRRTAESVVLGARRSLSSYLLRLRITAVDRTEPGDLMARITSDTTLLREVTTDSLVALGTGGLTLVATVVMMGVVDPVLLAVTMAVIAGAGTVLGAIVPRINRASRQAQDAVGVMGAALERTLGALRTVKASGAEHREERTLHAAAEESWRQSVRAAKWSAAAGNTAGLAMQIAFITVLAVGGARVATGAVGIGTLVAFLLYVFYLMSPIQDVVGAITQYQTGAGALARIQEALRLPAEPAADPAPLPSAGAEPASLAFTGVRFRYADDLPHVHHGVSFAIPARGMTAFVGPSGAGKTTVFSLIERFYDPESGDITLDGRSLADWELPRLRSAIGYVEQDAPVLSGSLRDNLLLGNPEADEDSVARVVKTTRLDDLVARLPLGLDTLVGHRGTKLSGGERQRVAIARALLRRPRLLLLDEATSQLDAVNEAALRDTVADVARSTTVLVVAHRLSTVTMADRIVVMDAGRVRAVGTHRELVAADPLYAELAATQFLATAG